The following are encoded in a window of Anopheles stephensi strain Indian chromosome X, UCI_ANSTEP_V1.0, whole genome shotgun sequence genomic DNA:
- the LOC118505287 gene encoding glutamine-dependent NAD(+) synthetase isoform X2 codes for MGHNVQVAVATLNQWAMDFQGNLERILLSINIAAANGATYRTGPELEVSGYSCEDHFHEPDTYLHCWEAVVELVQAPITQGMLIDVGMPVQHRNVAYNCRVAFYNGRIVLIRPKMIMCDDGNYRETRWFSPWTKERQTEDYQLPRFVALALGQETVPIGDAVIATLDTCLGYEICEELWNPRSKHIDMSLAGVEIIVNGSGSYMQLRKAHITTDLIRNASYKAGGAYLFSNLRGCDGQRVYFNGCSAVALNGSIIARGRQFALSEVDVTVASFDLQDIRAYRGALRSRSSLAASAPTYPRIQLQLELASSDRDHPGTPASSPLGEWVYHRPEEEIALGPACWLWDYLRRSGQGGFFLPLSGGVDSSSTAIIVYSMCRLVVEAVEQGDRQVRDDCRKILADPEYVPTSASELCGRLLFTCYMGTENSSRETRQRAATLAGQIGSSHLDIGIDGAVSALLAIFQTATGLRPRFRAAGGCPRQNLALQNIQARTRMVLSYLFAQLMLWVRQRPGGLLVLGSANVDEALRGYMTKYDCSSADVNPIGGISKVDLRRFLAYAQIEYGLPVVTEIVAAPPTAELEPLVDGAIAQTDEEDMGLTYQELSEFGRLRKQAFCGPFSMFCKLAAAAVADGNRDPKEVADRVKHFFRCYAINRHKMTVLTPSYHAESYSPDDNRFDHRPFLYRANWTWQFRAIDAELELLTKHQARTEEAAAQQQQQQQQQANSSNAGSGYAGNDLLFFSGGSGGGGGGGGGGGVGMSSAASAHQLVRQSSGLYLTGVSGGGGVSDGTGQLTVGLTKSHSSGGYSRMHSSVLGKIKDRTGVPV; via the exons ATGGGACACAATGTGCAGGTGGCGGTCGCCACACTCAACCAGTGGGCGATGGACTTCCAGGGCAATCTCGAGCGCATCCTGCTATCGATCAATATTGCCGCGGCGAACGGTGCCACCTACCGGACCGGACCCGAACTTGAGGTTAG TGGATACAGCTGTGAGGATCACTTCCACGAACCGGACACGTATCTGCACTGCTGGGAGGCAGTGGTCGAGCTGGTCCAGGCACCGATCACGCAAGGCATGCTGATCGACGTCGGTATGCCGGTGCAGCATCGTAACGTCGCGTACAACTGTCGCGTCGCGTTCTACAACGGCCGCATCGTGCTGATCCGACCGAAGATGATCATGTGCGACGATGGTAACTATCGCGAAACGCGCTGGTTTTCCCCGTGGACGAAGGAACGCCAGACGGAGGACTATCAGTTGCCCCGGTTTGTGGCGCTTGCGCTCGGGCAGGAAACGGTCCCGATCGGGGACGCAGTGATCGCTACGCTCGACACCTGCCTGGGGTACGAAATCTGCGAAGAGCTGTGGAATCCGCGCAGCAAACACATCGACATGTCGCTCGCCGGGGTGGAGATTATTGTGAACGGGTCGGGCAGCTACATGCAGCTCCGGAAGGCACACATCACGACGGATTTGATCCGGAACGCAAGCTACAAAGCGGGCGGTGCGTATCTGTTCAGCAATCTGCGCGGTTGCGATGGACAGCGGGTGTACTTCAACGGTTGCTCGGCAGTCGCACTGAACGGGTCGATCATTGCCCGCGGTCGTCAGTTTGCGCTTAGCGAGGTAGACGTTACGGTCGCTTCGTTCGATCTGCAAGACATTCGGGCGTACCGTGGTGCGTTGAGATCGCGCAGCTCGCTCGCTGCTTCGGCACCGACCTATCCGCGCATACAGCTGCAGCTCGAGCTAGCCTCGTCCGACCGGGACCATCCGGGTACGCCGGCAAGCAGTCCGCTCGGGGAGTGGGTATATCATCGGCCGGAGGAGGAGATTGCTCTGGGGCCCGCCTGCTGGCTGTGGGACTATTTGCGCCGTTCCGGGCAGGGTGGATTCTTTCTGCCGCTGAGCGGTGGCGTCGATTCGAGCAGTACCGCCATCATCGTGTACTCGATGTGCCGGTTGGTGGTGGAAGCGGTTGAGCAGGGCGATCGGCAGGTGCGGGACGACTGCCGGAAGATACTGGCCGATCCGGAGTACGTGCCAACGAGCGCGTCGGAGCTGTGCGGCCGTTTGCTGTTTACCTGCTACATGGGGACGGAAAATTCTAGCCGCGAAACGCGTCAACGGGCCGCCACGCTGGCCGGCCAGATCGGTAGCTCCCATCTGGACATTGGTATCGATGGGGCGGTTAGTGCGCTGCTGGCCATCTTCCAGACGGCGACCGGGTTGCGACCCCGGTTCCGGGCGGCCGGCGGTTGCCCACGGCAGAACCTGGCCCTACAAAACATACAGGCCCGTACGCGCATGGTCCTGTCGTATCTGTTCGCGCAGCTAATGCTCTGGGTACGGCAACGGCCCGGCGGTTTGCTCGTGCTCGGTTCCGCCAACGTGGACGAAGCACTGCGCGGCTACATGACCAAGTACGACTGTTCGTCGGCGGACGTGAATCCGATCGGTGGCATTTCGAAGGTGGATCTGCGACGGTTCCTCGCGTACGCCCAGATCGAGTATGGGCTGCCGGTGGTGACGGAAATCGTGGCCGCACCCCCGACAGCCGAACTGGAACCACTGGTTGACGGTGCGATCGCACAAACCGACGAGGAGGACATGGGACTCACCTACCAGGAGCTGAGCGAGTTTGGACGCCTACGCAAACAAGCGTTCTGTGGTCCGTTCAGTATGTTCTGCAAGCTAGCGGCGGCTGCCGTTGCCGATGGGAACCGCGATCCGAAGGAGGTGGCCGACCGGGTCAAACACTTCTTTCGCTGTTACGCGATCAACCGGCACAAGATGACGGTGCTGACACCGTCGTACCATGCGGAATCGTACAGCCCGGACGATAACCGGTTCGACCATCGGCCGTTCCTGTACCGGGCGAACTGGACCTGGCAGTTCCGGGCGATCGATGCTGAGCTGGAGCTGCTCACGAAGCATCAGGCACGCACCGAGGAGGCGGctgcccaacaacaacaacaacagcaacaacaagcgAACAGCAGTAACGCTGGTTCCGGATATGCCGGTAACgatcttctcttcttctccgGGGgaagtggtggcggtggtggtggtggaggaggaggaggagttgGTATGAGCAGTGCGGCCAGTGCACATCAGCTAGTGCGTCAATCGAGCGGACTATATCTGACAGGcgttagtggtggtggtggtgttagtGACGGCACCGGACAGCTGACCGTCGGGTTGACCAAATCCCACAGCAGCGGCGGCTACAGTCGCATGCATTCCAGTGTGCTGGGCAAAATCAAGGACCGTACCGGTGTACCGGTGTAA
- the LOC118505287 gene encoding glutamine-dependent NAD(+) synthetase isoform X1 produces the protein MEHRGEPGGSSSSGGGIRTNAQTKKARRTMGHNVQVAVATLNQWAMDFQGNLERILLSINIAAANGATYRTGPELEVSGYSCEDHFHEPDTYLHCWEAVVELVQAPITQGMLIDVGMPVQHRNVAYNCRVAFYNGRIVLIRPKMIMCDDGNYRETRWFSPWTKERQTEDYQLPRFVALALGQETVPIGDAVIATLDTCLGYEICEELWNPRSKHIDMSLAGVEIIVNGSGSYMQLRKAHITTDLIRNASYKAGGAYLFSNLRGCDGQRVYFNGCSAVALNGSIIARGRQFALSEVDVTVASFDLQDIRAYRGALRSRSSLAASAPTYPRIQLQLELASSDRDHPGTPASSPLGEWVYHRPEEEIALGPACWLWDYLRRSGQGGFFLPLSGGVDSSSTAIIVYSMCRLVVEAVEQGDRQVRDDCRKILADPEYVPTSASELCGRLLFTCYMGTENSSRETRQRAATLAGQIGSSHLDIGIDGAVSALLAIFQTATGLRPRFRAAGGCPRQNLALQNIQARTRMVLSYLFAQLMLWVRQRPGGLLVLGSANVDEALRGYMTKYDCSSADVNPIGGISKVDLRRFLAYAQIEYGLPVVTEIVAAPPTAELEPLVDGAIAQTDEEDMGLTYQELSEFGRLRKQAFCGPFSMFCKLAAAAVADGNRDPKEVADRVKHFFRCYAINRHKMTVLTPSYHAESYSPDDNRFDHRPFLYRANWTWQFRAIDAELELLTKHQARTEEAAAQQQQQQQQQANSSNAGSGYAGNDLLFFSGGSGGGGGGGGGGGVGMSSAASAHQLVRQSSGLYLTGVSGGGGVSDGTGQLTVGLTKSHSSGGYSRMHSSVLGKIKDRTGVPV, from the exons ATGGAGCATCGGGGCGAAcctggtggtagtagtagtagtggtggtggtattcGCACTAATGCGCAG ACGAAGAAGGCACGCCGTACGATGGGACACAATGTGCAGGTGGCGGTCGCCACACTCAACCAGTGGGCGATGGACTTCCAGGGCAATCTCGAGCGCATCCTGCTATCGATCAATATTGCCGCGGCGAACGGTGCCACCTACCGGACCGGACCCGAACTTGAGGTTAG TGGATACAGCTGTGAGGATCACTTCCACGAACCGGACACGTATCTGCACTGCTGGGAGGCAGTGGTCGAGCTGGTCCAGGCACCGATCACGCAAGGCATGCTGATCGACGTCGGTATGCCGGTGCAGCATCGTAACGTCGCGTACAACTGTCGCGTCGCGTTCTACAACGGCCGCATCGTGCTGATCCGACCGAAGATGATCATGTGCGACGATGGTAACTATCGCGAAACGCGCTGGTTTTCCCCGTGGACGAAGGAACGCCAGACGGAGGACTATCAGTTGCCCCGGTTTGTGGCGCTTGCGCTCGGGCAGGAAACGGTCCCGATCGGGGACGCAGTGATCGCTACGCTCGACACCTGCCTGGGGTACGAAATCTGCGAAGAGCTGTGGAATCCGCGCAGCAAACACATCGACATGTCGCTCGCCGGGGTGGAGATTATTGTGAACGGGTCGGGCAGCTACATGCAGCTCCGGAAGGCACACATCACGACGGATTTGATCCGGAACGCAAGCTACAAAGCGGGCGGTGCGTATCTGTTCAGCAATCTGCGCGGTTGCGATGGACAGCGGGTGTACTTCAACGGTTGCTCGGCAGTCGCACTGAACGGGTCGATCATTGCCCGCGGTCGTCAGTTTGCGCTTAGCGAGGTAGACGTTACGGTCGCTTCGTTCGATCTGCAAGACATTCGGGCGTACCGTGGTGCGTTGAGATCGCGCAGCTCGCTCGCTGCTTCGGCACCGACCTATCCGCGCATACAGCTGCAGCTCGAGCTAGCCTCGTCCGACCGGGACCATCCGGGTACGCCGGCAAGCAGTCCGCTCGGGGAGTGGGTATATCATCGGCCGGAGGAGGAGATTGCTCTGGGGCCCGCCTGCTGGCTGTGGGACTATTTGCGCCGTTCCGGGCAGGGTGGATTCTTTCTGCCGCTGAGCGGTGGCGTCGATTCGAGCAGTACCGCCATCATCGTGTACTCGATGTGCCGGTTGGTGGTGGAAGCGGTTGAGCAGGGCGATCGGCAGGTGCGGGACGACTGCCGGAAGATACTGGCCGATCCGGAGTACGTGCCAACGAGCGCGTCGGAGCTGTGCGGCCGTTTGCTGTTTACCTGCTACATGGGGACGGAAAATTCTAGCCGCGAAACGCGTCAACGGGCCGCCACGCTGGCCGGCCAGATCGGTAGCTCCCATCTGGACATTGGTATCGATGGGGCGGTTAGTGCGCTGCTGGCCATCTTCCAGACGGCGACCGGGTTGCGACCCCGGTTCCGGGCGGCCGGCGGTTGCCCACGGCAGAACCTGGCCCTACAAAACATACAGGCCCGTACGCGCATGGTCCTGTCGTATCTGTTCGCGCAGCTAATGCTCTGGGTACGGCAACGGCCCGGCGGTTTGCTCGTGCTCGGTTCCGCCAACGTGGACGAAGCACTGCGCGGCTACATGACCAAGTACGACTGTTCGTCGGCGGACGTGAATCCGATCGGTGGCATTTCGAAGGTGGATCTGCGACGGTTCCTCGCGTACGCCCAGATCGAGTATGGGCTGCCGGTGGTGACGGAAATCGTGGCCGCACCCCCGACAGCCGAACTGGAACCACTGGTTGACGGTGCGATCGCACAAACCGACGAGGAGGACATGGGACTCACCTACCAGGAGCTGAGCGAGTTTGGACGCCTACGCAAACAAGCGTTCTGTGGTCCGTTCAGTATGTTCTGCAAGCTAGCGGCGGCTGCCGTTGCCGATGGGAACCGCGATCCGAAGGAGGTGGCCGACCGGGTCAAACACTTCTTTCGCTGTTACGCGATCAACCGGCACAAGATGACGGTGCTGACACCGTCGTACCATGCGGAATCGTACAGCCCGGACGATAACCGGTTCGACCATCGGCCGTTCCTGTACCGGGCGAACTGGACCTGGCAGTTCCGGGCGATCGATGCTGAGCTGGAGCTGCTCACGAAGCATCAGGCACGCACCGAGGAGGCGGctgcccaacaacaacaacaacagcaacaacaagcgAACAGCAGTAACGCTGGTTCCGGATATGCCGGTAACgatcttctcttcttctccgGGGgaagtggtggcggtggtggtggtggaggaggaggaggagttgGTATGAGCAGTGCGGCCAGTGCACATCAGCTAGTGCGTCAATCGAGCGGACTATATCTGACAGGcgttagtggtggtggtggtgttagtGACGGCACCGGACAGCTGACCGTCGGGTTGACCAAATCCCACAGCAGCGGCGGCTACAGTCGCATGCATTCCAGTGTGCTGGGCAAAATCAAGGACCGTACCGGTGTACCGGTGTAA